In Candidatus Woesebacteria bacterium, one DNA window encodes the following:
- a CDS encoding Peptidase S9 family: MRNVLFIASIAFLFISVLYFLNKNKSDKKVDLINKSGEIERPLERYSIENLAKTNIPEGKIIIKEKIEEKETFDSYIFEFQFNPNLDQKTIKKTSGLINIPKGKSTFPLVIMIRGYVDPKIYKTGTGSKNMSYFLAEKGFITIAPDFLGYADSDREAENIFESRFQTYTTILSLIKSVEDIEKWEGKIFLSGDIQTEGR; the protein is encoded by the coding sequence ATGAGAAATGTTTTATTTATAGCCTCAATAGCCTTTCTTTTTATATCCGTCTTGTATTTTCTAAACAAAAATAAAAGCGATAAAAAGGTTGATTTAATCAATAAAAGTGGAGAAATAGAAAGACCTCTTGAAAGATATTCTATTGAAAACTTGGCCAAAACCAATATACCTGAAGGAAAAATAATCATAAAAGAAAAAATTGAAGAAAAAGAAACTTTTGACTCCTACATTTTTGAATTTCAATTTAACCCAAACCTTGACCAAAAGACGATAAAAAAGACATCAGGTTTAATAAACATACCAAAAGGAAAATCAACTTTTCCTCTGGTCATTATGATTAGAGGTTATGTTGACCCAAAAATTTATAAAACAGGAACCGGCTCTAAAAATATGAGCTATTTTTTGGCCGAAAAAGGCTTTATAACAATCGCTCCTGATTTTTTAGGGTATGCAGATTCCGACAGGGAAGCAGAAAATATTTTTGAATCCCGTTTTCAAACTTATACTACCATACTTTCTTTAATCAAATCAGTCGAGGATATCGAAAAATGGGAAGGAAAAATATTTTTATCTGGGGACATTCAAACGGAGGGCAGATAG
- a CDS encoding Phenylalanyl-tRNA synthetase beta chain: MWRLTEIGLTSEKLEKINGEEVLDIEVTANRPDWMSILGVAYEIAAIQGDKVKEPQIKELAKSKKTLEIKLKNNFQAIERWSAIIISGIAIKPSPEWLQKRILSVGLRPINNVVDITNFVMFEMGMPMHAFDYDEIKGHEMTVMLSQGGEEFTSVDELSYKLPKDAIIIKDKERIIDLAGIKGGLNSGIKANTKNILLHSTINNPALIRRTSIALGLRSDASAIYERGPDKGGTVKAIKRAANLILEIAGGEVASDLIDLKQKEFKPYSLDLNLKKLKEVLGIEIKKDKVVKIFSSLNLNPKAKGEKITCIIPTKRSDLKIEEDLIEEVARIYGYNNFPLTLPEGKVKEEKIAYFKDNKIEKRLREIMIASGYSETMNYSLISEKIIKDSLSDPEKHIKIKNPVSLDYQYLRSSLIPSLILAAKLNTDKAVKLFEIDKVFPEEKYKVSAIGKGVEFREFKGAIDLVLERLGIENYKIIFEVEEPIFHPAKSGTIKVKESNIGYFGEINPQVRENFAVKEILWAFELDLEALKNSSKIKTFVPVSSYPPQIEDLTFVFPPKTKIGEVIESIRKTSDLIRNVELKDIYQDAFTFRITYQSNKKTLNDAEIASLREKILEEIKKKYAGSVK, from the coding sequence ATGTGGCGCTTGACTGAAATAGGCCTGACATCAGAGAAGCTAGAAAAAATAAACGGAGAGGAAGTCTTAGACATTGAGGTCACAGCCAACCGGCCTGACTGGATGAGTATCCTTGGTGTAGCTTATGAAATAGCAGCAATCCAAGGCGATAAAGTTAAAGAACCACAAATAAAAGAGTTAGCAAAATCCAAAAAAACCCTTGAAATAAAATTAAAGAACAATTTTCAGGCAATTGAGAGATGGAGTGCAATTATCATCTCAGGAATAGCGATTAAACCATCCCCAGAGTGGCTTCAAAAAAGGATTCTTTCTGTTGGCTTAAGACCGATCAACAATGTTGTTGACATAACCAACTTTGTGATGTTTGAAATGGGAATGCCAATGCATGCTTTTGACTATGACGAAATTAAAGGTCACGAGATGACGGTCATGCTTTCTCAAGGCGGGGAAGAATTTACAAGCGTTGATGAACTTTCCTATAAACTACCAAAAGACGCTATTATCATCAAAGACAAAGAAAGAATTATAGACTTGGCTGGCATTAAGGGGGGGTTAAACTCAGGAATTAAGGCAAACACTAAAAATATACTCCTGCATTCAACGATCAACAATCCTGCATTAATAAGAAGAACCTCAATTGCTCTAGGATTAAGAAGCGACGCTTCAGCAATTTATGAACGAGGCCCTGATAAAGGGGGTACTGTTAAAGCCATCAAAAGAGCAGCCAATTTAATACTCGAAATAGCCGGTGGGGAAGTGGCCTCAGATTTAATAGATTTAAAGCAAAAAGAATTCAAACCTTATTCTCTTGACCTTAACCTAAAGAAATTAAAAGAAGTACTGGGAATAGAAATCAAAAAGGATAAAGTGGTAAAAATCTTTTCAAGCTTAAATTTAAACCCTAAAGCTAAAGGCGAAAAAATAACCTGCATTATACCAACTAAAAGATCCGATCTTAAAATCGAGGAGGATTTAATAGAAGAAGTCGCCAGAATTTACGGCTACAATAACTTTCCCTTAACTCTACCTGAAGGAAAAGTAAAAGAAGAAAAAATAGCTTACTTCAAAGACAACAAAATCGAAAAAAGACTAAGAGAAATAATGATCGCATCAGGCTACAGCGAAACTATGAATTACTCTCTTATCTCAGAAAAAATAATTAAAGATTCTCTTTCTGATCCTGAAAAACACATAAAAATTAAAAATCCCGTTAGTTTAGATTATCAATATTTAAGGTCATCTCTTATTCCAAGCCTTATTCTTGCCGCTAAATTAAATACCGATAAAGCCGTAAAACTTTTTGAGATAGATAAAGTTTTTCCTGAAGAAAAATACAAAGTTTCAGCTATAGGGAAGGGGGTAGAATTTAGAGAGTTTAAAGGGGCGATCGATTTAGTCTTGGAAAGACTGGGAATAGAAAATTATAAAATTATCTTTGAAGTAGAAGAACCAATCTTTCATCCAGCAAAAAGTGGGACAATAAAAGTAAAAGAGTCAAATATCGGCTATTTTGGAGAAATAAATCCACAAGTAAGAGAAAATTTCGCCGTTAAAGAAATCCTCTGGGCATTTGAGCTTGACCTTGAGGCTTTAAAAAATAGTTCAAAGATTAAAACTTTTGTTCCTGTAAGTAGTTATCCACCCCAGATTGAAGATCTAACCTTCGTTTTTCCTCCTAAAACTAAAATTGGTGAAGTCATTGAATCAATCAGAAAAACAAGCGATTTAATAAGAAATGTAGAGCTAAAAGATATTTATCAAGATGCATTTACCTTCAGAATCACCTATCAAAGCAACAAAAAAACACTAAACGACGCCGAAATTGCAAGTCTGCGGGAAAAAATACTCGAGGAAATTAAGAAAAAATACGCGGGATCGGTTAAGTGA
- a CDS encoding Sulfite exporter TauE/SafE, which yields MNTVFLAFFTGLTTGGVSCFAVQGGLLASSIANQKEGERSKAVFLFLFSRLFAYFVLGALLGFLGSSIAISPKVQGLMQIFAGVIMLLTAFRLFDLHPVFRRFVITPPKSVFKVLRIKSREEGLFSALFLGLLTVLIPCGVTQAMMLLSVASGSWVYGGLILFSFILGTTPLFLFLGGVSGKLFEVKSFRFVAAFVILILGVLSINTGQMLRGSIHTLQNYWLAATGRLEQNGRGKIAEFNKNGIQEVEVKVTTSGYYPSATSLKVGVPVRLKLNSQNAQGCIRAFTIPEYGISQVLPASGETVIEFTPTKKGKLAFTCSMGMYGGYFDVF from the coding sequence ATGAACACAGTCTTTCTCGCCTTCTTTACTGGTTTAACTACAGGTGGCGTTTCTTGTTTTGCTGTCCAGGGTGGCCTTTTAGCAAGTTCAATTGCCAACCAAAAAGAAGGCGAAAGAAGTAAAGCAGTTTTTCTTTTCCTTTTCTCACGACTTTTTGCTTACTTTGTTTTAGGAGCTCTTCTTGGATTTTTGGGTTCATCAATTGCCATTTCTCCTAAAGTTCAGGGATTAATGCAAATTTTTGCCGGCGTTATAATGCTTTTGACCGCTTTTCGTCTTTTTGATTTACATCCTGTTTTCAGGCGTTTTGTTATTACCCCTCCGAAGAGTGTTTTTAAGGTTCTGAGGATAAAAAGCCGTGAAGAAGGACTTTTTTCAGCTTTGTTTTTGGGGTTATTAACTGTTTTAATACCTTGCGGTGTCACTCAGGCAATGATGCTTCTTTCGGTTGCTTCTGGTTCCTGGGTCTATGGTGGTTTGATTCTTTTCTCTTTTATTTTGGGGACCACTCCCTTATTTTTGTTTTTGGGTGGTGTCTCAGGAAAACTTTTTGAAGTCAAAAGTTTCAGATTCGTTGCTGCTTTTGTTATTTTAATTTTGGGAGTTTTGTCAATTAATACAGGGCAGATGCTTCGCGGTTCGATCCATACGCTTCAAAATTATTGGCTAGCTGCAACGGGTCGCCTTGAGCAAAATGGTAGAGGTAAGATTGCGGAGTTTAATAAGAACGGTATTCAAGAAGTTGAAGTAAAGGTAACAACCTCGGGTTATTATCCCAGCGCTACTTCCCTTAAAGTGGGTGTGCCGGTTCGTCTTAAATTAAACTCTCAAAATGCACAGGGTTGTATCAGAGCTTTTACCATTCCTGAATATGGTATCTCTCAAGTTTTGCCTGCTAGTGGCGAGACAGTTATTGAATTTACTCCTACTAAAAAGGGTAAGCTCGCTTTTACCTGCAGTATGGGTATGTATGGTGGTTATTTTGATGTTTTCTAA
- a CDS encoding Phenylalanyl-tRNA synthetase alpha chain, producing MNEDIINLKNEAFAQINTAKSIDELEEIRIAYLGRNGKLTNLIKKIKDLPPEKRSQTGLLINETKKNIEELLNDKKQNLIKSLTEKREWFDLTLPGTKPEMGHKHPLKEVLEEVKDIFKYLGYQVAEGPEIESDYYNFEALNIPKDHPARDTQMTFYFENGKILRTQTSAMQVRVMEKTKPPFRVLVPGRNFRFEQVDASHGFEFWQVEGFAVDKNIRFTDLLGTISFVLKSLFGKKTKLRFATTNFPFVEPGVDTYLQCTICHGKGCAFCKNTGWSEIMPAGMIHPNVLKKGKIDPKKWQGFAFAIGLSRIVNLRYSINDLRILTTPDLRILSQF from the coding sequence ATGAACGAAGACATAATAAACCTAAAAAACGAGGCTTTTGCACAAATAAACACGGCAAAAAGCATAGACGAGCTTGAAGAAATTCGCATTGCTTACCTTGGCAGGAACGGAAAATTAACCAATCTAATCAAAAAAATCAAAGATTTGCCTCCTGAAAAAAGATCCCAGACAGGCCTTTTGATTAATGAAACCAAGAAAAATATAGAAGAACTGCTTAACGACAAAAAACAAAATCTTATCAAGAGCTTAACTGAGAAAAGGGAATGGTTTGACTTAACTTTACCCGGCACAAAACCTGAAATGGGGCATAAACATCCGTTGAAAGAAGTCTTGGAAGAAGTAAAAGATATCTTCAAATATCTGGGCTACCAGGTTGCAGAAGGACCTGAAATTGAATCTGATTATTACAATTTTGAGGCGCTAAATATACCTAAAGATCACCCGGCAAGAGATACCCAAATGACTTTTTACTTTGAAAACGGAAAAATCCTAAGAACCCAAACCTCAGCAATGCAGGTGAGAGTAATGGAAAAAACAAAACCACCTTTTAGAGTCTTGGTTCCGGGAAGAAACTTTCGCTTTGAGCAGGTAGATGCATCGCACGGCTTTGAATTCTGGCAAGTGGAAGGGTTTGCTGTTGACAAAAACATTCGCTTTACTGACCTTTTAGGAACAATCAGCTTTGTCTTGAAAAGCCTTTTTGGTAAAAAAACAAAACTAAGATTTGCAACCACTAACTTTCCATTCGTGGAACCGGGAGTTGATACTTACCTTCAATGCACCATTTGTCATGGCAAAGGCTGTGCTTTCTGTAAAAACACCGGCTGGAGTGAAATAATGCCTGCTGGAATGATACATCCTAATGTTTTAAAAAAAGGCAAAATTGACCCCAAAAAATGGCAGGGTTTTGCTTTTGCCATTGGTCTTTCAAGAATCGTCAACCTGCGTTACAGCATAAACGACTTGAGAATTTTAACAACACCTGACCTAAGAATTCTGTCCCAATTCTAA
- a CDS encoding Translation initiation factor 3 has protein sequence MTLKEALEKCQELGLDLVEIAPKANPPVVRMIELGKFKYEQEKRLKKEKKGAKGGETKEIRFSPFIAEADFQNRLGRIREFLKDGNKVRIVVKFKGRQMGSKNFGYDIIKRVIAEVGMEINVDMEPKFLGRYLASVISPLNKVKKEGENKNAENQN, from the coding sequence ATGACTTTAAAAGAGGCTCTTGAAAAGTGCCAGGAGCTAGGACTTGACTTGGTTGAGATTGCACCTAAAGCCAATCCACCAGTTGTTAGAATGATCGAGCTCGGTAAATTTAAATACGAGCAAGAGAAACGCCTTAAAAAAGAAAAAAAAGGTGCAAAAGGAGGAGAAACAAAAGAAATAAGATTTTCACCTTTTATAGCTGAAGCTGATTTTCAAAACAGATTGGGACGAATTAGAGAGTTTTTAAAAGACGGCAACAAGGTGAGAATCGTGGTTAAGTTTAAAGGCAGACAAATGGGTAGCAAAAACTTTGGCTACGATATAATCAAAAGAGTAATAGCTGAAGTAGGAATGGAAATCAACGTAGATATGGAACCGAAGTTTTTGGGAAGGTACCTAGCTAGCGTGATTTCACCCTTAAACAAGGTTAAAAAAGAAGGAGAAAACAAAAATGCCGAAAATCAAAACTAA
- a CDS encoding Threonyl-tRNA synthetase, translated as MDKNEKLKAIRHTTEHILTQAVLRFFPKVKMAMGPATDDGFYFDFDPNGEEISEKDFPKIEAEMKKIIKANLPLTREEITIEEGRKIFSDNPFKLEWLDEIEKRGEKPTIYRTGDEFVDLCAGPHVTSTGKVGAFKLLSIAGAYWHGDEKNKMLTRIYGTAFETQEELDIFLKNLEEAKKRDHRKIGKDLDLFLLSEEIGQGLLLLKPKGAIIRREIENFIIKEQTKRGYQHVYTPHIGKKQLWKTSGHWDLYRDKMYSPMKIDKDEYLVKPMNCPFHMMIYKSEKRSYRELPLRIAEIATVYRYEKPGELSGMLRVRHITQDDAHIFCRESQVIDEFIGVFDYMSYLLETFGLKNYYLRLGLRSKKEKYLGNDKIWQKAEEEIVKAVKKKGLEFIKSEGDAAFYGPKLDVVVKDSLGREWQCGTIQVDFMLPERFQLEYVNEEGKIERPVLIHRAPLGSMERFMAILIENYAGNFPLWLTPIQVKVLPITERNLKYAEEITAKLREENIRVELDLRNETLGAKIRDAQIEKVYFMAIVGDREEKEKKISVRGRDGKDYGALTLDSFIKDLQEKISKNL; from the coding sequence ATGGACAAAAACGAAAAGCTAAAGGCTATAAGACACACAACAGAGCACATTCTAACCCAAGCTGTTCTCAGGTTCTTCCCAAAGGTAAAAATGGCAATGGGGCCTGCAACCGATGACGGTTTCTATTTTGATTTTGACCCAAATGGGGAAGAGATTAGCGAAAAAGATTTTCCCAAAATTGAAGCTGAGATGAAAAAAATTATCAAAGCCAATCTCCCTCTTACAAGAGAAGAAATTACTATTGAGGAAGGAAGAAAAATTTTCTCCGATAATCCTTTCAAACTTGAATGGTTAGATGAGATAGAAAAAAGAGGAGAAAAACCAACAATATATAGAACAGGGGATGAATTTGTAGATCTTTGCGCAGGGCCTCATGTCACCTCAACTGGAAAAGTTGGTGCCTTTAAGTTGCTTTCAATTGCGGGTGCTTATTGGCACGGGGATGAAAAAAATAAAATGCTAACCCGCATTTACGGAACTGCTTTTGAAACTCAAGAGGAACTTGACATTTTTCTCAAAAACCTTGAGGAAGCGAAAAAAAGAGACCATAGAAAAATAGGCAAAGACCTTGATTTATTTTTGCTAAGCGAAGAAATAGGACAAGGACTTCTTTTACTTAAACCAAAAGGAGCAATTATAAGACGAGAAATTGAGAACTTTATTATAAAAGAACAGACAAAAAGAGGTTATCAACATGTCTATACTCCTCATATAGGCAAAAAACAGCTATGGAAAACATCAGGTCACTGGGATTTATACCGCGACAAGATGTATTCACCTATGAAAATTGATAAAGACGAATACTTGGTCAAGCCAATGAATTGTCCTTTCCATATGATGATTTATAAATCAGAAAAAAGAAGCTATCGTGAGCTGCCTTTAAGAATAGCTGAAATTGCGACCGTCTACCGCTACGAAAAGCCGGGCGAGCTTTCAGGAATGCTAAGAGTAAGACATATTACACAAGACGACGCTCACATATTCTGCCGTGAAAGTCAAGTTATTGACGAGTTTATAGGTGTTTTTGACTACATGTCATATCTTCTCGAGACCTTTGGGCTCAAAAATTATTACTTAAGGTTAGGTCTTAGATCTAAAAAAGAAAAATATCTAGGAAACGACAAGATTTGGCAAAAAGCCGAAGAGGAAATCGTCAAAGCAGTCAAGAAAAAGGGGCTAGAATTTATCAAAAGTGAGGGAGATGCGGCTTTTTATGGCCCAAAGCTTGATGTCGTTGTTAAAGATTCTCTTGGAAGAGAGTGGCAATGTGGAACAATTCAGGTTGACTTTATGCTTCCTGAGCGTTTTCAACTTGAGTATGTAAACGAAGAAGGCAAAATTGAAAGGCCTGTCTTAATCCATAGAGCCCCTCTTGGTTCAATGGAAAGGTTTATGGCAATTTTAATCGAAAACTACGCTGGAAATTTTCCATTATGGCTCACACCAATTCAAGTAAAAGTTCTGCCCATAACTGAGAGAAATCTAAAATATGCAGAAGAAATTACTGCAAAATTAAGGGAGGAAAATATAAGAGTAGAACTTGACTTGAGAAACGAGACACTTGGAGCAAAAATAAGAGATGCTCAGATAGAAAAAGTCTATTTTATGGCCATAGTTGGTGATAGGGAAGAAAAAGAGAAAAAAATCAGCGTCCGAGGTAGAGATGGAAAGGACTATGGTGCACTTACCCTCGACTCTTTTATTAAAGATTTACAAGAAAAAATTTCTAAAAACCTCTAA
- a CDS encoding Cation-transporting P-type ATPase, whose amino-acid sequence MQIKRTSFPIIGMHCASCAKLIERKLQKIEGVKTASVNYGSEEAVVECSLNVKDQDLANAVEEAGYKAIIKTDEEKDINKIKEEEKKRELENLKIKTIFSIVVSIFVVLGSFPEWFNFVPQFLSNPFTLLLLSTPVQFWAGKSFYQATLSGLKNRTASMDTLIAIGTSSAWGYSLISTFKGGHLYFDTATVIIALILLGRLLEAKAKAHTSDAIKKLLGLKAKTARVLQTVRTGDKLTISDIKRGNFKEFDISIDNVKVGDFIRVRPGEKIPVDGEIVEGASSVDESMITGESIPVDKKVKDKVIGGTINKTGTFIFKAEKVGKETMLSNIIKLVSEAQATRAPIQRIADIVSSYFVPIVLVLAVLTFVVWYDFGNFNLALSNMIAVLIIACPCAMGLATPTAIMVGVGKGAESGILIKDAQSLEILSKAKIFIFDKTGTLTQGRPKVVDIIENKNQKISKEEVLKIAASLEKGSEHSLADAILKKAKSNRLKLAAVKNFTSHAGKGIEGKIEGKIYFLGNRALMGINRVNLDKWEESIKKLEYEGKTVVFLSQSKNLLGIITISDTLKGGVKETVQNLKREGIEIWMITGDNERTAKAIAKLSGIENVLADVLPEEKANKVKELKKEKTQVVAFVGDGVNDAPSLATADIGIAIGSGTDVAIESAGITLLNKDIKSILTAYNLSRKTLSVIKQNLFWAFGYNVSLIPVAMGILYPSFHLLLNPALAAFAMAASSISVVGNSLRLKRERIQFDSH is encoded by the coding sequence ATGCAAATAAAAAGGACTTCTTTCCCAATTATTGGAATGCACTGTGCCTCCTGCGCCAAGCTGATTGAAAGAAAATTGCAAAAAATAGAAGGTGTCAAAACCGCTTCTGTGAACTACGGAAGCGAGGAGGCAGTGGTTGAATGCAGTCTGAATGTTAAAGATCAAGATTTAGCAAACGCTGTAGAAGAAGCAGGGTACAAAGCCATAATCAAAACAGACGAAGAAAAAGATATCAACAAGATTAAAGAAGAAGAAAAGAAAAGGGAGCTTGAAAATCTCAAAATAAAGACTATTTTCTCCATAGTTGTATCAATTTTTGTAGTACTTGGGAGTTTTCCAGAATGGTTCAATTTTGTTCCTCAATTTTTGAGTAATCCTTTTACTCTTTTACTACTTTCTACCCCTGTACAGTTCTGGGCAGGAAAGAGTTTTTATCAGGCTACATTGTCAGGACTCAAAAATAGAACTGCAAGCATGGATACCTTAATTGCAATTGGCACATCTAGTGCCTGGGGTTATTCTTTAATTTCAACTTTTAAAGGGGGACATTTATACTTTGACACAGCAACTGTTATCATTGCTCTTATCCTGTTGGGCCGACTTCTTGAGGCAAAAGCTAAAGCTCATACTTCCGATGCTATTAAAAAATTACTAGGACTCAAGGCAAAAACTGCAAGAGTGTTGCAAACTGTAAGAACGGGGGACAAGCTAACCATATCAGATATCAAAAGAGGTAATTTCAAGGAGTTTGACATTTCAATTGACAACGTAAAAGTTGGCGATTTTATCCGCGTCAGGCCAGGTGAAAAAATCCCTGTAGACGGTGAGATTGTTGAAGGAGCAAGCAGTGTTGATGAATCAATGATAACAGGAGAGTCAATACCTGTTGACAAAAAAGTAAAAGACAAAGTAATTGGCGGAACCATCAATAAAACAGGGACCTTTATCTTTAAAGCAGAGAAAGTTGGTAAAGAAACAATGCTTTCAAACATCATAAAACTTGTTTCAGAGGCTCAGGCAACAAGAGCGCCCATCCAAAGAATTGCAGATATCGTGTCTTCATATTTTGTGCCCATTGTCCTTGTCCTTGCGGTTTTAACCTTTGTTGTGTGGTACGACTTTGGCAATTTCAACTTAGCCTTGAGTAACATGATAGCCGTTCTTATCATCGCTTGCCCTTGCGCGATGGGTCTTGCCACACCAACCGCTATTATGGTAGGTGTCGGCAAGGGAGCAGAATCAGGCATTTTAATTAAAGACGCTCAGAGCCTTGAGATTTTAAGCAAAGCAAAGATTTTTATTTTTGATAAAACCGGCACCCTAACTCAAGGCAGACCCAAAGTAGTTGATATCATTGAAAACAAGAATCAAAAAATAAGCAAGGAGGAAGTACTTAAAATCGCAGCCTCTCTTGAAAAAGGATCCGAACATTCGCTTGCTGATGCAATACTCAAAAAGGCAAAAAGTAATAGACTAAAACTTGCCGCAGTAAAAAACTTTACCTCTCACGCCGGGAAGGGAATTGAAGGAAAAATAGAAGGAAAGATATATTTTTTGGGTAATAGAGCTTTAATGGGAATAAATAGGGTCAATCTCGATAAATGGGAAGAAAGTATCAAAAAGTTGGAATACGAAGGAAAAACCGTGGTGTTTCTATCCCAAAGCAAAAATCTTCTGGGTATAATTACAATTTCCGACACTCTTAAAGGTGGGGTAAAAGAAACTGTGCAAAACTTGAAGAGAGAGGGTATTGAGATTTGGATGATAACAGGCGACAACGAAAGAACCGCAAAGGCAATAGCAAAGTTATCGGGCATAGAGAATGTACTAGCTGATGTTTTGCCGGAAGAAAAAGCAAACAAAGTAAAAGAGCTGAAAAAAGAAAAAACACAAGTGGTGGCCTTTGTCGGAGATGGAGTAAATGATGCTCCTTCTTTAGCAACAGCAGATATCGGAATTGCGATTGGATCAGGAACTGATGTTGCAATTGAATCAGCAGGAATCACCTTACTCAACAAAGATATTAAATCTATCTTGACGGCCTACAATCTAAGTCGAAAAACTCTTTCTGTTATAAAACAAAATCTCTTTTGGGCATTTGGTTATAATGTTTCTCTAATTCCTGTTGCAATGGGAATCCTTTATCCTTCTTTTCACCTTCTTCTTAACCCTGCTTTGGCCGCCTTTGCGATGGCTGCAAGTTCAATTTCTGTCGTAGGCAATTCACTGCGATTAAAAAGAGAGCGAATACAATTTGATTCCCATTGA
- a CDS encoding Cell division trigger factor — MTKKKENKEEKITRTVARTEDKTVQITFTIPAQIIAQNEEHILKELGQNLEVPGFRKGKAPIAKVKENVKPEKIIEEILTHIVLPALREALQEENIKPVIYPRFELLSAKEGENWQVRVTTCEMPEVKLGNYKEEIRKELKTTEIWTPDKKGGDGQKPTQEEKEQKVIEALMKIIKVDVPTLLVEEEVNHRLSQLLERIEKLGLSLEKYLESTGKTAESLREEYENQTKQSLALELILNKIALDEKLEVDKKELDEVLKMSASLNSQDGQENSQEQREAIKNILLRRKALEFLTSLL, encoded by the coding sequence ATGACTAAAAAGAAAGAAAATAAAGAAGAAAAAATTACAAGAACCGTCGCGAGAACAGAAGACAAAACGGTCCAAATAACCTTTACCATACCCGCCCAGATTATTGCTCAAAACGAAGAGCATATCTTAAAAGAATTGGGTCAAAATCTGGAAGTACCAGGTTTTAGGAAAGGCAAAGCCCCAATTGCAAAGGTAAAAGAAAATGTCAAACCAGAAAAAATAATCGAAGAAATTCTAACTCATATTGTCTTGCCAGCTCTACGTGAAGCACTACAAGAAGAGAATATTAAACCTGTTATCTATCCAAGATTTGAGCTCCTGTCAGCCAAAGAGGGAGAAAACTGGCAGGTAAGAGTAACTACCTGTGAAATGCCTGAAGTCAAGTTAGGCAACTATAAAGAAGAAATTAGAAAAGAACTAAAGACCACCGAAATTTGGACACCTGATAAAAAGGGGGGAGACGGCCAAAAACCAACACAAGAGGAAAAAGAGCAAAAAGTCATCGAGGCTCTAATGAAAATTATTAAAGTAGATGTCCCAACTCTTTTGGTAGAAGAGGAAGTAAATCATAGACTTTCGCAACTTTTGGAAAGAATAGAGAAATTGGGCTTAAGTCTTGAAAAATATCTTGAATCAACTGGAAAAACAGCAGAAAGCTTAAGAGAAGAATACGAAAACCAAACAAAACAATCTCTAGCTTTAGAACTTATACTCAACAAAATAGCTCTTGATGAAAAGCTAGAGGTAGATAAAAAAGAATTAGATGAAGTCTTGAAGATGTCAGCTTCGTTAAATAGTCAAGATGGCCAAGAAAATAGTCAAGAGCAAAGAGAAGCCATCAAAAACATACTCTTAAGAAGGAAGGCATTGGAATTTTTGACTTCTTTGTTATAA
- a CDS encoding LSU ribosomal protein L20p encodes MARAKSVASRKHRKILKKAKGFKQARSQRLKVAKEAVLHAGQYAYIGRKNKKRDLRRLWIIRLNIAVRKENLSYSRFIKLLKDNKIEIDRKILSNIAVKSPEVFKKIVASLK; translated from the coding sequence ATGGCAAGAGCAAAATCAGTAGCATCAAGAAAACATCGCAAGATTCTAAAGAAAGCCAAAGGCTTCAAGCAGGCAAGAAGTCAAAGGCTAAAGGTTGCCAAAGAAGCAGTTCTTCATGCAGGCCAGTATGCTTATATTGGCAGAAAAAACAAAAAGAGAGACCTAAGGCGCCTCTGGATAATAAGGCTTAACATTGCAGTTCGAAAAGAAAATCTCTCTTACTCTAGATTCATAAAACTCTTGAAAGACAATAAAATAGAAATCGACAGAAAAATATTAAGCAACATTGCTGTCAAATCACCTGAAGTTTTCAAAAAAATTGTTGCCAGCCTAAAATGA
- a CDS encoding Copper chaperone CopZ, whose product MAKKIYKVEGMNCDACAKMIELDLEDEGVVAMCDYAKSSLEIEIEDKKTEDKVKEVLRKGGYLLVEETNPDVAS is encoded by the coding sequence ATGGCAAAAAAGATTTACAAAGTAGAAGGAATGAATTGCGATGCCTGCGCCAAGATGATTGAGCTTGATTTGGAGGATGAAGGTGTTGTGGCAATGTGCGATTATGCTAAATCTTCTTTAGAAATTGAGATTGAAGACAAGAAAACTGAGGATAAGGTAAAAGAAGTTCTTAGAAAGGGTGGATACTTGTTGGTAGAGGAGACCAATCCCGATGTGGCAAGCTAA